TTGGATGGGTCTGGATGATTGCATTAGGCATTTTATGTCtcctagagtccgtaggtaccaaatatgcccattgaatctcctcctaagtcgctcaaatctctgctcaaaaactgtTGTCGTTGCTGCctattcttcccgccaatttctgttttgaattttgaagatgacctccccctatccagttccggtgtccctttagcagctgcctggaaatgggtcaccccttagtaattaggttaccccttatccaaaatcgagggtccgtacagtgagttttctgggacattttccgcactttttcggggttcctccggggtatttctgaggtgcttccggtactctatcaacggaggtccaaacgccgcattttcagccaatttcgccgcaaaaccttattcttctaaaaacacctacaaataaataaaataaccagataagtatagaatcgagcactaacactatatacaattgagatatattagacacataaatgcgtctatcaggaacACAACAGACGAAGTGCCCTTAGTGTGGTCTTCAGGGATGTTTCTAAGAGTGCATATCATGCCAGCAATTGTACAGTTGATTGTGGGGCCTAAGGTTGGAGTCTGCCGTCTCACCAGATTATTCACTAGCCTTATGGATATTAGGCTTCTCATGCGCCTAGAAAGGAGCTACCACTACAATGTCATGTACCGGTATTGGAAGGAGGTGTGTTTGTCTACAGATCACAATCCTTTCTACTTTGCATTGCTCCTGCAGATGTTAGAGAGATAATTATCGCTGAAATTAATTTTCCCGACtcacatccttgaggacaaggatgttttcaagGAGAGTGGAATGTCATGTACCGGTATTGGAAGGAGGTGCCCTTATCACATTTGAGTTGTTATTAGTTGATAGTAATACTTTTAGCTTTTATCAATTGTAAGGGTGCTTATAACACTTGTGGTCTTGACCTAGCTATATAAGGCTAGTAAGCCTTTGTAAGGGAATTATCTAATTTTATgaattaatgaaataaaatttAGTTTATCCTTCTTCCTCCTCTTAGGCTGGTTCCCTGAATCAGATTTCTCTAAAGTCTCGATCCAACCTTGTCGTTGTACAATCAGGTACACGACAGCGAACCAAAGTTCTGGACTTAGCCTAGTCTGGCCGTTCGCATACAGAGTACGCGAACCATAGCTCCGGACCTTTGGCAGTTAAACCCGTTCGCAAACCCAATTCGCAAAcaatagttccggacctgaactagcattcacagtttgcatactaggtacgcatactgtgttatatccagacgtTGGTAGTAGTTATAAAACtcacatttaatcattgaaacatccttagaaaacaacaatggtaatcttacacataccagtagcttcaagtaattttcaagtgattaatcgatcaatacgaaacttcctaagttaacatcaaatgattgtctcacacaaatcatgtaagatattcaaggtaattgtcacatgatcatcttgacttaatatttagtttccaacaaataaactgtctacaactaaactcgtcaagtaaatgatgaagtttagctaaagctaaaaagcttacaacacgtattttgagaaatatatgaacgagataaactcggctcgaaatgtcaaatgtgtataatgtaaaaatctatatagttatacgacttagtctctttagaagataaaatagaatagacttctgagtgaaagataagttttagtctccatataccttttattgatgaagttcctccaagctcttcagtagatcttcttcttcaattggtgaatgtcatgaagtctaatgctcaactacacacttctatcataatctgagacataactataagtagactagaaatcaagtatataattttgatcaactaaacttgacaaacaagcttgagatagcaacacttgcgagttcgaccgagcagtgctctaacacttataggttgataaataaaatattgtggtgtatttggtaccctcgtcttttcagctaGCAATCTTAATATCTTGCAGTGCCTCTAGCCATCATACTTGTGCACTAGTGCCTGAGTTGGGAAAAAAAACACACCAAGTAACTATAACATGAATGAATGCTTTAACAATTTCAGTGTCCGCTGCAGGTTATTTTGGTAAAATGGTTGACTACAAATACCTTTAAACCGAATCTAGGAATTCCTCCATTGTTTACTCTCATGTGCCTCAGATTACATAAAGTATTAAAGTACCGCTGAAGTCATCTTCATATTAGTCATTTGCCAACCTACCTTCTTAATTAAATGAAACATCACCTCTCATACCACAAGGTATCCCAAGTAGGACGAGCAAAACTAATAGTGTTATCATGTGAAAACATTAACATTCTTAATTTCGTTAATATTTTCCTATTGATCGCATATAAACTATAAATTAAAATATTAACATCTCCATTGCGAAGTCTTCAAAATATTTTAAACCATCTTCATCCAAATGAGAACTAAGATGATAATAAATTTCGTACACAAAATTGTGAGGGTTAAGAGTTACTTCGTGAAAGACAACATCACATATGTCATCCCACATTATCCAAGACCTGATCATTAGAGAACACAACCATTTATCCTTTGCATTAGTGTAGTTGGCAGAGAACCAACTGGTAACCCATTCAGATAGCTTACACAATGACTTCTGACCGAATCAATATTGATATTAATTCCCTTCTAGACTGCTCTAGCATGTCTGAATTCAAATAGTAGATGCTCAATGGTTTCCTCACGATATCCAAATATGTTATAGTGAGTTTCCATACTAGTATTATAAATAGTCAATATGCATGTGATAGTATTTAATTTGAGTATGCATGTACAGGGAAAGAATTCGATTCGATGAGCAGTATTGCAGCTCCATAAAGATTTCCATACAGAAGACTGTATAACTCTTCCATTAACTTGAACTTATTCATCGCACATTGTAAGCATCTTTTAGGTGCTTTTAACTGACAATTTCATATCTCTAGCAGGCATCCATTTCACAACATTTTCTTTAGTAGCACTATAAATAAGCTCTGAATTCTGGTTAATATATCAACATCAAACAATTGGTTCAGGGATGAATAACTCTGAAATCTGTTGATAAAATATGGAGAGGTCAAGGAATCAATGGACGATATGCAAATGGAGCAGGGGAATGCATGGTTCTTCGTCAATCCTTGTTATGGGCAAAAGAAAAGTGCTAACAAAAGCCCATGTAGAAGCTGATGCAAAATTAGTTTATACAATCGATTACTGAAAATTCTCTGCTCATTCAATAGGAAATCAGAATATTTTGAAGGAAATCAAACATTAAATTTCAAATTTTAGTTATTACATTTTTGCTTTCGTTAGTCGAGATGATAATCAGATTGCTGACTCCATAGCCAAGTTTTTGAAAGAAACGGCCACATCAATATAATACCATGATAATTTTTTTCCAGCCATATATAGTTTCTTGGCAAGAAACCAAAACTATCTTTCATGCTGATTAATAAAAATTCCTTCGTTAACTTATGACTTCTGGGATTAACTGCTGCTTATATCTCCAATATCCATACACACTCTTAGCCGCTAGCGGTAAACATTGAATCGAGTAGCTGAGTCTCTATCGGACAGTTGGTCGAGTCTTTACCGAATTTTCCCATCAAATTCACCACTAAGTACTTAACAAATCCATAGTGGCTCAAGGGTTCAAGGGCATAGCTCAATGGTATATCCCTTCAACTCCAGTAAGGAAAAAGTCAGGGATTCGATCTACATCGTAAAGGTTTGTACTTAAATTAGTTGTATAGCCTAAAAATTAGGATTTGGATAAGGACCAAGGTCCGGCTATAGCCTAGAAATTAGGATTTGGATAGGGACCAGGGTCCAGCTATAGCCTagcaaaaaataaaagaaaaaaaacgacGGGTAGCTAGCTCAGCTGCTCATCCCCATTCCTCAAAGGTGAtacgctccaggaggtcccaggttcaagTCTccgatggcgtaatattgcagaaattgaCATGAAAGGTAGAAATTAGCTCGCCCCCTTGCGATATAATCAAcccctatccgcttcggctcccttggctggttcctcatgaggctcgctgataggctagcacgacaaccggttcaactaatgtagtagtacgcgGTTAGagtttagcttgttaggcttccgacCAGTTTCTTATAATCATACTCTTTATccgataattaaaaaaaatgaaaaaagaaaaaaacccattGTGCTCAAGATCAGCAAATTCATGGGTTTGCCAATTCTTATGTTTACCTCTACCTTGGAGTACATGTTTAGATTCCCTAACGGCTTAACAACCACTGTATAAATTTCCGTTTTTTGTTTACCCAAATTTGTCTTGTTTTGTTCGTTACTTGAAGGTTCTTTTTCTTCTGTTCCAAACATAGAATCTTACAAAATTTCCACTTCTCATTTGCTCTTAAAAATCTCggtgaaaaaaaaaacttctggttTCGAAGAAGAAAATGCAGAAATAATGTCTCCCCTAATAATAAGAACTAATTTCAGTAcatccttcttcttctctccccATTCTTTAACAAGAAATCGACACTCTTTATCTCTAAATCTTGTTTTAATGAAACCCATTGGTTCGTTAGGGTTTGGAAATACTCTTGTTTTGCTCAACAGAGGTAATGGTGCTAACTCTAGGTCTGTTCTTTACAAGGTTAAGTGCAAGGGTTTGGAAAGAAACGATGATGATGCGAATTTAGAGAAAGAAATTTTAGAATTTATGAGAAATTCTAAGAATCCTAATGTGTTTCCTACTAAGAAAGATTTGATTGAAAGTGGGAGAAATGATTTAGTTGAAGCTATTGAAAAACAAAGGGGTTGGCTTTCTTTAGGTTGGGATTTGGATAAtcaagaaaatgaagaagtttCAATACAAGATAATGAAGAAGATTTTAGTGATGGGGTTTTGGAAAATGATTGTAGAATATTTCAACAAAGATTCGATAGAGGTGAAGAGAATGATTCTTTGAGTGGGATTGATGAAGTTGGTACTTCTGGAAGAGCAATGTGAGTTTTTAATTCGTTTCTTGCTTTTTTATAACAATGTTAGGGTTTGGTCACTTACTCTTGTACATTGGTAAATGTATTTCTTGTTTGCATAGGCAAATGGAAGTAGAGAATGAGTCTGggattgaaggtattttgagTAGATTGGATAGAGAACGGGTTTTGGCTTATGGGATTGGTACTGGTCATGTCAAGAACAATGGCCGCAAACAAAGCATCTCAAATGGTAAGTTGGAATTTACTTGATTTTATGATTATCGTTCTTGATTTGTTGTTATCGTGGAATGTGTTATAATTTGAATGTaatataatattattattgtggTCCTATTTGCTTTACGGTTCTTGAAATAGTTGATTAGAGAATTAGAATATATCCTTGTTTTTTCATAAAATTCAATTGCTTTAAGCTATATGCTATTTAAGTTTAACCTATAGGGTGTATATATGCAATTCCTGGTCTGTTGGTTGATAGTACAGTAGAACACTAAGTTTAACCTAAACGCTAATATGAATCAATTCTTATAAATTCATATGTGTTTTACCATTTCCGAGATGTTCTATATTCAGGTTTTCCATGTAATAGTGAAAGTTATATTTCGACTGCAACTGCCATGTTCCTTCGGCTTTTCTGTATTCGTCTTCTTTAGGTGTCTTAGCTTACCTCATTTGAATGGGTTCCATCAGAACTTCTTGATTAAAGGGTTATATCAGTTGGCTGACTAAGTCTTGTCGAGGATAAACTTAATGCAACCATATTCGCGGCTAATGTtctaaggccaagcactatgggtCTCTCAATTCTATTGGCTTGACTATAATATAGCCAAACCAAGAGCCACCAAAAACCCATGCCCTATGGGGGAATAACATCCCTTGGCTTAGTTTGATGGAAACTGCCAATAGCCAAGAAGAGAATTGAGAGACGTTAGTGCTTGGCCTAAGATATCAATAGATATTAGTGTTAGAGTTGCCGTGTACGATTATTATTTGGTTTTTGCTGTTCTTTTCCTTGTAATATTCTTCTAGTTAATCCAGACTGGGACTAAGATACTTCTCTGATAATTGAGCCCAACAGGTTCTGGTCATGATAGAGAAAGCAGATCAACGCCACTGAACTCTTCGAATGGCATACTTGATGACTCCAAGGGCACAGATTCTCGGAGAGGGTCCTTCACCGATCATGATAGCATGCACACCTCACTTCAATCAGACATGAGAGCCTGGGGTGCACAAACAAGGGGTCTTTCAGAAATTGAAGCGGAAGGTATCCATTTTATGCTGGGATTTCTATTTAAATTTTTTGTATTAACTCTTGTGACTGCTAACCTCTTATTCTGTTACATGTCGCAGCTGCTGAAGGCAGAGAACATTTTCCTAGTGATGATGTTATGGTAACGAGAAACATAAGGACCACAGACTACGGAAGTAAAGATTTGGATGAAAAGCAGATCCGTTCTCATCTTCAGCACCTTGAGTTAGAGCTTTCTTCTGCACTGAGCGTACTAAGTTCAAGAACTGAACTAGCTGATATAGTTTCACTTGAGGTGAACCATCAATATCCATGTTTACATTTTCATAAGGCTCTGATGGACATTTTCATAGTTGTATATATATCTCTGTTGTTATAAGTTTCGTAggaatgaaaagaattaaaacatcCGAGCTCAGGGCGTTTCTTATAGGAAGCAAAAAGGCAGAGCGGTTATGTCTAACATTTGAAAGTGTTGTGTTTTCTTATGTAGACTGCTCAACTAACGCATATTGTTCTTCATATTCTCTGTCAGGGTAGCAGGACATTGCCAGAAGAGACGCATGAGCTTTCCGATGCCTGGGAGTTTCAAGAGACAGAAATCATGAGGGCCCGAGATAAACTGCGGTCAACACGTGCAAAACTGGCGCTTTTAGAGGGAAGGATGAGTCTGGCAATCATGTAAGCACAATTCATCTTTATGTCTCTTACCTTGCATATATGTAGATGTAATTCAATAATATGTTGAACATCCTTTTGCAGTGAAGCACGTAAGATTGTGGAGGTGAAACAGAAAAAGATTGATGAGGCGCGGAAGGCTCTTTTCCATCTCAGGTCTGCCTGCATAGTTTGGCCTAGTTCAGGTTCGGAGGTTCTTTTGACTGGGTCATTTGATGGATGGAGTAGCAAGGTATCTAGTTCTTTTATCCTGGTGTTACGATTTACTTTCATGTTGTACCCAGCTTCATAGTTTCATATAGTTTTTACTCCTTATTTCCCTTCTAATCATGTTATTAACTATGATCCTTGGTATTTAGGGTAGTCCAGTAAATTAATTAGTATATGTTTGGGGTTCCCTTTCTTTCCAAAATAAAGCATTTAGGTTGCTTGTAGTTTGTAAATAAAGCATCAAACTTGTGGCATGTCTTGCAGAGAAAGATGGAAAAGTCGACTTCGGGTATCTTCTCTTTGTCCCTAAAGCTGTATCCTGGTCGTTATGAGGTAATGATGATTTTCCTTTCCCTTCATGGATCTTATAGCTTTTCAACATGAATTCACTAGTAAATAAACCTGAAATTTTTGCAATTGCAGTTCAAGTTTATTGTTGACGGTGAGTGGAAGACTGATCCATTGCGACCCATTGTAAACAGTAACGGCCATGAGAATAATCTCCTAATCATCTCTTGAAGGCACATGTATACATACGTTAACTAAGAGGAATACAAGAGTAATTTCATCATCAATCACCACTAACCAGAAGATGAAGCAGATTATAAATGGGAGTATCAGTCTTTAGACTCTCTACATCTCACAGTCGGACACAGTGAGTACTTGTTATCCAAAATTCATTTTTGTAAAAACATCAATACGTAAAGCTATTTTTTTTAGCACGACAAATTCCGGTTATGGATTGTCGATCGAGTAGTAACTTCATTGTACATGGCGAATTGACGCAAGAATAACCTCTTGTTAATTGCTTGTAAAAACACAATGAATTACTACTACCTGTATAAATTCACTTGTTCTCCATACAGTGTGAGCAAAAACTCTCGTATCACCCGTTCTTGTTTAACGGATTCCAAAGTAGCGTATCTTTATCTCTTTGGTAAACATTGTTTAATCAAATATAGTTTGAATTATTTTTGAAAGTACTGTGGGTTCCACCATTTTACTGTTTTGAAGAAGTTTGAACTTTGAACCAGATAAAAGTGTTGGCTTTTCATGATGGTACATATCATCAAAGAAGAGAGATCTATGATTTTGTACATAAATCAGACTTTGGGGCCATGACTTACAACCATCAGATGAGATTTCaaaccataaaaattaaaaaaaattattagtaCTGAAaaaaggatttaattttttttcaaattgaTACAGACATACAGTGATCCGGCATTTACTGATGCAGAGAGAAAGTATTCCGTATCTCGAAAAAATATTAACTTTATAAATTTCAAAATTAAATTTGAACAACGGCTATACTTACGTCGTATACTGGTCTGGAAGTCCAGTAGTACTAGTACCACTTCCCACTGCACAACTTTCAACACAcactcactctctctctctctcaagtcTCAAAATCCAAGACAAGCAAATGTGAAGAAAAAACCCACTCAAGATCTTAACAGGATCACACTCAGTGCCCATCTCTCTCCCTCTCTATCTATCTCTAAAGTCTAAACCATTTGAAGAGATCTCTTTAAGGTTTTTGAGAAATGAGCATGGGGTTTATGTTGATTTGGGTGTTTTCAACAATACCCCTTTTAAGCACTTGTTCTTTAGCTCTCACTGAAGATGGTAAACAAGAAAAAGACCCACTGCTAAATTACtttctttttccttgttttcattttgtttttcttatgtttaactaAAATCTGTGATTTGTTCAGGTATTACATTGTTGGAGATCAAAAGATCTTTCAATCATACTAAAGGGTTTCTCAATAACTGGAGAGCTTCTGATGAAACTCCTTGTGGTTGGAAGGGTATCACTTGCAACCATAATGACAGCAGAGTCAGCATTATGTACTCTATCTATCTCAAACCCtacctttttttttcatttaataaAATCTCAATCTCCATTTTTCTGAAGTTTTCTATGTTTGGGGTTGCTCAGAAACCTGCCTTACATGCAACTTGGAGGCATCATATCTCCAAGCATCGGAAAGCTCAGCAATTTGCAAAGATTGTAAATCCCCCAAAATCAAAAGacaatttattattattaaatttttttttgtatgctGTATTTAGGATGTAAATTGGTGCAATTTGTTTGCAGGGCACTTCATCAAAATAGCTTGCATGGGTTCATTCCTCCTGAAATTGCTAATTGCAAGGAACTCAGATCAATGTTAGTGTGAAACCAAGAATTGGGGCTTACCACATTTGTTTAATTTTACTGAAGATTTTCGCTGTATTGTGT
This genomic stretch from Papaver somniferum cultivar HN1 chromosome 5, ASM357369v1, whole genome shotgun sequence harbors:
- the LOC113281573 gene encoding protein PTST homolog 2, chloroplastic-like, whose protein sequence is MSPLIIRTNFSTSFFFSPHSLTRNRHSLSLNLVLMKPIGSLGFGNTLVLLNRGNGANSRSVLYKVKCKGLERNDDDANLEKEILEFMRNSKNPNVFPTKKDLIESGRNDLVEAIEKQRGWLSLGWDLDNQENEEVSIQDNEEDFSDGVLENDCRIFQQRFDRGEENDSLSGIDEVGTSGRAMQMEVENESGIEGILSRLDRERVLAYGIGTGHVKNNGRKQSISNGSGHDRESRSTPLNSSNGILDDSKGTDSRRGSFTDHDSMHTSLQSDMRAWGAQTRGLSEIEAEAAEGREHFPSDDVMVTRNIRTTDYGSKDLDEKQIRSHLQHLELELSSALSVLSSRTELADIVSLEGSRTLPEETHELSDAWEFQETEIMRARDKLRSTRAKLALLEGRMSLAIIEARKIVEVKQKKIDEARKALFHLRSACIVWPSSGSEVLLTGSFDGWSSKRKMEKSTSGIFSLSLKLYPGRYEFKFIVDGEWKTDPLRPIVNSNGHENNLLIIS